DNA from Demetria terragena DSM 11295:
GTGTCGTACTCACTGCGCCGGTGACGACTCCGCAACTTGGTGCGCACTGGGTCGGGCTCGTCACGCCGGTCGAATCCACGCTGGCTACCCCGCTGATCGGGAGCCTGCTGCACGACACGGTGGTGCATGAGCGTGACATCGACGATCTGGTCGGGCCACCCCCTGGCGGCCATACACCCTTGCGCGCGGCGATTCGCAGCGCCGTCGAGGGCAAAGACACTCGACGTTGGCGGCGGACACTTGCCAGCACCGTCGCGGCCGTGACGGTGACTGCCGTGGTCGGCGGTATGGCCACGGATCCCACGACCTGGTGGTACCGCTCCCTGCGCAAGCCAGCGTGGGAGCCGCCGGGCTGGGCGTTCCCCGTCGCGTGGACCGCGCTGTATGCCGACATCGCTGTCGTCAGCGCGCTCAGTCTCGCGGACCTTGGCGAGAAGGAACAGGCGGCGCAGCAGCGCTCGTATGCCATAGCCCTTGGCGCCAACCTGGCGCTCAACGCGGGCTGGTGCGTGTTGTTCTTCGCGCAGCGTCGCCCGGTGCTCGCAACGGTCGAGGCAGTGGCGCTCGCCGCGAGTTCGGCTGACCTGGTGCGCCGTTCGCACGCGGTGTCGAAAGAGAAGGGTATTGCGTTGGCGCCCTATGCCGCCTGGACGACCTTCGCGGCAGCGCTGTGCGGCAGCATTGCGCGGCGCAACCGCCGTTGGCCCCTACGGTGAGAGTTATGGGAAGAGAACTGACTGTTTCCGATCACGTCACCATCGCCGTCTCGCCACTCGTGGCTTGGGAAGCGGTCAGCGATGTGACACAGATGGGCCGCTGGAGCCCGGAGAACACGGGCGCGAGCGTTGACACCGAGGGCGAGGTCTCGGTGGGAACCACCTTCGTGGGTCGCAATCGGCGCGGACCGGTGCGCTGGGCGACCGGCTGCACGGTGACTACGGCTGCGCCGGGCGAACGCTTCGCCTTCCAGGTGCGGCGGTACGGACTCAGGACCCCGAGGGTTCCGGTACGGATCGCGACCTGGGCCTATGACTTCGAGCCGGTCGAAGGCGGGACACGTGTTACTGAGACCTGGACCGACGACCGCCGCTGGCCGGACCCAGTCGCAGCGGCCTTCGATCGGCTCGCCACCGGAACCTCCTTCGCGCAGTTTCAGCAGGGCAACATCCGGCGCACGCTCGACCGCTTGAAACTCGAGCTGGAGTAGGCCCCCACGCTGGTCGAGTAGCCCCCCCACGCTGGTACCCCTCCCCAACGCTGGTCGAGTAGCCCCCCCACGCTGGTACCCCTCCCCAACGCTGGTCGAGTAGCCCGGAGCTTGCGGAGGGCGTATCGAGACCATGTCGCAGGCCCCCGTGGAACTAACTGCGTTAGGTGCCCTTGACTGGGAAATTTCCGCGTCACGGGGCACGTAACGCAGTTAGTTCCGCCGGTGGGAGGGGCGTGCCTGCCTGCGCATCAAGCATGATGGCGCCATGCGAGTGCTCGTGGTGGACGATGAAAAGCGCCTCGCCCAATCGATTCGGGTCGGGCTGGAGGCGCAGGGCTTTGCGGTCGATGTGGCTCACGACGGAACTGACGGGTTGTGGCTGGCGCGCGAGCACGATTACGACGCGATCGTGCTCGACCTCATGCTTCCGGGCATCAATGGATATCGGGTTGTCGCGCAATTGCGTACGGAGAAAATCTGGACTCCGGTGTTGATGCTGACGGCCAAGGATGGCGAATGGGACCAAGTGGAAAGCCTGGACTCGGGCGCGGACGACTTCCTGACGAAGCCGTTCTCCTTTCCGGTGCTCATCGCGAGGTTGCGGGCCATCAGTCGGCGTGGAGCACAGGCGCGTCCGACGGTCTTGGAGGCCGGTGACCTGACCTTCGATCCGACTGCGGGGCGGGCATGGCGCGGTGAGGTGGAGATCTCGCTCACGGCCAGAGAGGCGGCCATGCTGAGCTACCTCATGCGGCACAAAGGCGACCTCGTCTCCAAGCAGCAGATTCTGGAAGGTGTGTGGGACATGGCGTTCGACGGCGACCCGAACATCGTGGAGGTCTACATCCGGCACCTGCGCAACAAGGTCGACCGACCCTTTAGCCGCAACGCGATCGAGACCGTTCGTGGCGCTGGCTACCGATTGGCCAGCCATGGAGGCTGAATCCTCGCGCAGCAGGCTGCGACGCCTCGGGGCGTCCGTACGCGTCCGCGCCACACTCGGAGCGACAGCGGTGGTGGCAGCCGCTCTGCTGGTCGCCGCGGTGGCCCTGGTGTTTCTGCAGCGCTCCAGCCTGGAGCAGAACGCGCAAGACATTGCTGAGGCGCGCGCGGCTCAGGTGGCCTCCCAGGTAGCAGCCTCTGGGCCACCCAAAACGCTTGCTGGAGAAGGCGATCCGGACGAAGTCGCTGACCCGAATGAACGGGATGATGATCGAGAGCCGGAGTCGGTCGTCATCCAGGTGCAGCGCGCGGGGAAGGTCGTCGTGTCCTCTCAACGGGACATTTCACTCCCCGCCGAGAGCGGTTCCACCACGCTGACCGGCGGCGAAGATCCATACGTCATCGCCACCTCCGACGCGACCTGGCAGGGGCAGAACTTCGAGGCAGTGGTGGCGGTCTCGCTCGAAGACGCCGAGGAGTCGACCGGCGCCTTGATCCCGTTGCTTGTCATGGGGATTCCGCTGTTGCTGATCGTCGTGGGCGGCGTGGTGTGGTTGGTGGTCGGACGGGCTTTGCGACCGATTGAGCGCATGCGGGCCGAGGTTGCGACGATCTCAGACCAACGGTTGGAGCAACGCGTCCCGCTGCCAGGGTCGCGGGACGAGGTGCAACGCCTCGGGGTCACGATGAACGAGATGCTGCAGCGGTTGCAGGAGTCACGAGACCGTCAGCGGCGTTTCGTGTCGGATGCATCGCACGAATTGCGTTCTCCTATCACCGTATTGCGGCAGACGGGTGAGGTCGCCGGCGCCCACCCTGAAGCGATACCGCCAGGCGAGTTGGTCGAGGTGATGACGTCCGAATCGCTGCGCCTGCAGCGGTTGGTCGATCAGCTTCTGCTGCTGACACGTACCGATGAGCGCGGCCGACAGTCGACGGAGGAAGTCGACCTGGACGACGTGGTGTTCGCCGAAGCAGCACGGATACGGGCCGCCCTGCCCAATCTCCGAGTCGATACCTCCGGTGTGAGCGCGGCCCGGGTTCGCGGCGACTACTCGGCGCTGAGCCAGGTGTTGCGCAATCTGACTGACAACGCGATGCGCCACGCGCGCCACGAGATTCGCTTCACAGTGGCCGCGACGGGCACCTCAGTGACCTGCACGGTCAGTGATGACGGTGTCGGGGTCCCAGCGGAAAGCCGGGAGCGAGTGTTCGAACGCTTCGTACGGCTCGATGAGGCACGCGCTCGCGACGACGGCGGGAGTGGGTTGGGCCTGGCGATCGTGGCTGAGATCGCGGAATCTCACGGCGGCCGGGCGCGGGTGGTCGAAGCCTCAGGCGGAGGCGCGCAGTTCGAGGTCGAGTTGCCGTTCGAGCCTGACGCCGGTGTTTCCTGAACGCTTCTTCAGGAACGTTCAGCCTGGCTTCAGGCAGTCCCCGGCAGCATGAGTGTCATGAATCAGATTGAGTCCTCCGACAACCCGAAGCCCACCACCTCCAAGCGCACCAAGTTGAAGTCCAAGAAGATCCTGGTCCCGGCGATCGCCACGGTCGCCGTCCTGGGAGTCGGCGGGGGCTTCGCCGCCCACGCGGTCGCCAGCGACGGCAACTCGAAGGTGTCTGGCCCAGACCTCGACCGGGCCTCCAAGGCAGCGCTTGCCAAGGTTGGTGGCGGCAAGGTCACCGACGTTGAGCGTGGCGACGGTGACGACATCGAGGCGTACGAAGTTGAGGTCACCCGACCCAACGGGAGCGAGGTCGACGTCAAGCTTGACAAGAGCTTCCGCGCCATCTCGGCGACCGCCGATGACCGGGATGACAGCGACGACGGCAACGACCACCGCGGCGAGAAGAGTGACCGTGATGGTGACGACCGGCCGGTGAGCAAGGCAGACCAGGCCAAGGCATCCGCGGCGGCGCTGAAGTCGGTGCCGGGCAACGTCCTTGACGTCGACTCCAGCAACGCTCGGATCGGCTCAAAGACAGCCGCCTACGAGGTCGAGGTTCGCGCCAAGGGTGGCGTCGAGTGGAATGTCCACCTCGACTCGAACTTCGGCGTCGTCGGCACCGAGCGCGACAACTGAGCTTAGGTCGTCAGGAGCACCTTGCCGATGTGCTGACTCGCTTGGAGAGCACGGTGCGCATCAGCCGCATCGGCAAGGGGCAACCGGTCCTGGATGATGGGGCGAACCTGGCCGGATTCGATGAGGGGCCAAACGTTTTCGCGTACGGCCCGAACAATTTCCGCCTTGTTGTCGCGCGGTCGCGCGCGCAGGGATGTTGCCGTCACCGAGGCACGCTTGGCCAGCAGAGTGGCGAGATTGACCTCGCCTTGGACCCCGCCCTGCAGGCCGATCACTACCAGGCGGCCGCCAGTCGCCAACGCATCGACGTTGCTCGCCAGATACTTCGCCCCGACGACGTCGAGGATGACGTCCGCACCTCGCCCGTCGGTGGCGTTCTTGATCTCGTCGACGAAGTTCTGCTCGCGGTAGTTGATGAGGATGTCGGCACCCAAATCGCGACAGGCATCGAGCTTTGCGGACGACCCGGCCGTGACAGCAACGCGGGCTCCCTTGGCTTTCGCCAACTGAATCGCCATCGTGCCAATGCCGCTCGAACCGCCATGAACCAAAAGGGTTTCGCCCGGCTGAAGCGCCGCGACCTGGAAGACGTTGGACCACACCGTGCAGGTCACTTCGGGCAGCGCGGCGGCGTCGACAAGGTCCATGCCCTGAGGTACGGGAAGCAGTTGGCCGGTCGGGACCACCACCTTCTCGGCATACCCACCACCAGCGAGCAGCGCGCATACCTGCTCGCCCACGCTCCAGCCCGTGACGCCATCACCGAGCTGCGCGATGGTGCCGCTAACTTCAAGTCCGGGAAGCTCAGACTCGCCGGGTGGCGGGTTGTACATCCCTTGCCGCTGCATCAGATCCGCACGATTGACCCCTGCAGCCGTCACCTCGACCAGCACCTCGTCGGCACCGGGCTCAGGGGCTGGCACGTCGGCCAGGGTCAATACGTTCTCGTCGCCATACTCCGGAATCGTGATTGCCTTCATGACCCCGAACCTACTCCGGGGCATCTCACGGGCCGACCTGGCCGTGACTGACCGGAAATTCGGTTGTGGCGTCCGCGCGGTGGCACCCACACTGGTCCCTGCATGTGGGCGCCCGCATGCGCCAACCCGTTGAGAGGAGCTCTGACATGTCAATGACTGTCCTGGGCCTGCCCGTGACCGCAGCCCCTACTTCTCACTTCTGGAGCATCCGTGACTTCACCGGAGCAGTACGACGGGATTGACCCGTCTTTCGTTTTCAATTTCAGCGCCTACAGCGACGACCTCGAACCAGGTCAGCGCTGGTCGACCTGGCTGGACATCGAGCCACTTTCGCGTGGCCCCGAGCCACGTCCCGACTGGGTAGTGACCTCCCAAGGCGCGATCGATACCGAGCTGGGAGTTCTCAAGACTGGCAAGGAAGCTGAAGTCTTTCTCTTAGAGCGGGCAGACCCGCAAGACCCGGACAACGGGGTGGTGATGGCCGCCAAGCGATACCGCGACGCCGAGCACCGCAACTTCCACCGTGCGGCAAGTTATACCGAGGGGCGCTCGATGAAGCGCTCCCGTGACGAGCGTGCTCTCAAGCGCAAAAGCACCTGGGGTCGCGTCGTGGCCGCGGGGGAGTGGGCGATCTCGGAATGGCAGATGCTGAACCGTTTCTGGTCAGCTGGGCTGCCTGTGCCCTATCCCGTGCAAGTCGACGGCACCGAGATCCTCATGGAATGGATCACGGTCGGCGGCGAGACTGCGCCCCGGTTGGCGCAGACCCGACCGGACGCAGATCTGTTGGAGCACTACTTCGAGCAGTTACGCGAGGCGTTGGTGCTCATGGTCCAGAACGGGCTGGTGCACGGTGACCTGTCGGCGTACAACATCCTGGCCGCGGGCAACCGCCTCGTCATCATCGACCTCCCGCAGGTCGTCGACCTGGTCGGCAACGCGCAAGGAATGGACTTCTTGCTGCGCGACTGCGCGAACATCTGTGGATGGTTTCGCTCCAAGGGGTTGGAGGTGGACGAGCAGGAGGTCTTCGGCGAACTGATGGCGCACGCCTTCTGAAGTGTCGGCGCTGACCACCCGTTGAACGCGCCGGGCTTCGCGAGTGCGGTCCGCTCTAACGTGGGGTCTCGTGGATTCACACTTTCACCTTGACTCTCGAGCCGCCGCGCGGCGTATTGCCGGGCTCGCGGCGCCGACGCCATTGCAGCGAGACGCCCGACTGAGCGAGCGCACTGGCGCTGATGTCTTGCTGAAGCGCGAAGACCTGCAGCCGGTGCGGTCGTACAAGATTCGGGGCGCGGGCAACCTCATCGCGTCCCTGTCGCAGCAGGAACAGCAACGCGGAGTGGTCTGTGCGAGCGCGGGCAACCATGCACAGGGCGTGGCCCGCGCGTGCGCCCAGCTTGGGGTCGAGGCGCGAATCTATCTGCCGCGCACCACTCCTCGGCAGAAGCGAGAGCGGGTAGCGGCGCTTGGCGGTGATGCAGTCTCGCTCATCATCACCGGCGACACGTACGACGACGCGGCGGCTGCGGCTGCCGACGACGCGGCCGCAACAGGGGCCACCCTTGCACCCGCGTTCGATCACCCGAAGGTGATTGAGGGCCAGGCGACGGTCGTACGCGAGATCTTGGATGAACTGGGCCGCGCCCCGGACGTACTCCTCATCCCCGTGGGCGGGGGCGGGCTGCTCGCGGGCGCGCTCACCGCGCTCGCGGAAGATGGCGCGACCAACACGCGGGTCATCGCCCTTGAGCCCGCGGGCGCGGCCAGCCTGGCTGCCGCGCTCGAGGCCGGGCACCCGGTCACGCTCGACAGCGTGGAGACCTTCGCCGACGGCACGGCGGTGCGCCGGATTGGGGAGCACACATACCCGATCATTGAGCGGGGAAACGTCGAGGTCGTGAGCGTGCCCGAAGGCGCGATCTGTGTGGAGATGCTGGACCTCTACCAAGTCGAAGGCATTGTTGCGGAGCCGTCAGGGGCGATGGCGACCGCTGACATCGCCGCGCGCGGAATCAAGCCTGGCGAGTTGGTGGTCGCGGTGCTGTCCGGCGGCAATAACGACGTCAGCCGGTATGCCGAAGTGATCGAGCGAGCGCTCGTGCACGAAGGGCGCAAGCGTTATTTCTTGGTGGAGTTCCCGCAGGAACCGGGCGCGCTGCGGCGCTTTCTGCACGACGTGCTCGGGCCCGATGATGACATCACCTTCTTCGAATACGTCAAGCGCAGCAATCGCGAATACGGTCCCGCACTGGTCGGGATCGAGTTGGGCGACCCCACGTCGTACGACGACTTGATGGCGCGCTGCGATGGCTCTCCCTTGAAGGTGACACCGGTACCGCCGGACAGCCCGCTGTTCCGGTTCTTGCTGTAGCGCGGGCGTCCGCACCCGCCAGTTGACTGGACGTCGTGCGTGCCTCACGCATGCGTTGCCTAGAGTTCACCTATGGCTGGGCAGGTGGTGGATCGCGTTGAGGACGGCATGGACGTCCGTTGGACGCGCGTACGGTGGGTCGCCCTTGGCCTCTTTGCCACCGTTCTCCTCACGGTTTCACTCACCGCTGGCGTGTCGATTGACCGCGTGGGCGTCACCCTATGGATCCTGACCGGGCTGAGCCTGTGGTCCATCGGACGTGGGTGGTCGACCTGGCTGCGGCTGCTGCGGGACTGGGGGATTTTCCAGGGCCTGCTGCTGCTGTACGACTACGGCTACGGCCTCGCTGGCCGCTACCGCACGGGCGGGGCGCTTCCGAGCGAGGGGGACCCGAACGTGCTCGGGATTCCGTTGCACGTGACCTGGCCGATCAAGGCAGACGAGTTCTTGTTTGGCGGGGTGCTGCCAAATCAATGGCTCCAAGAACAATTGGGTGCCGGAGTTCCATGGTGGGCGTGGATCGTGACGCTGACCTATTGCAGTCACTTTTTCGCGGCGCCAGTTCTCGCGGTCGTGTTGTGGGTTCGTTCACGCGACCGCTTCCACGTGTGGGTGCGGATGATGTTTGCGATGGCAGGTGCGGGCATCACCACCTATTTCCTCTATCCGATGGCGCCGCCGTGGCTGGCGTCAGATCAGGGCTACATCGAAGGCACCGCGATCGTCCGGCAGACCGGTGAGGGGTGGACCCAGCTCGGGTTCCATCTTGCGAGTCAGGTGTTGCAAGACGGGCAGAATCGATCGAACCCGGTCGCGGCAATGCCGTCGTTGCACATGGCGACTGCCGTGCTGGTGGCCGGCTTCTTGATGGTCGGTGCGCGGCGATGGGTGAAAGCACTGTGGATTCTCTACCCGGTGCTGATGGCCTTCACGCTGGTCTACACCGGTGAGCACTACGTCATTGACGTCATCATGGGCACGCTGTTGGCGGTCGTGATCCTGCAAGTGTGGTTGTGGCTGCGACGGCGACGGTTGGCGCGTGAGGCGTTGGGGGAGGCCGAGGCGGTGGTTGCGGGCGCTGAGGATGAGGCCCTCCGCGCCCCCGATCTCGTGCGCTAGGACGCTCGCCGGCTCGACCAGCGTGTTCCCCGCATGGGATGCCGCGAGTTGGTTAAACAATAGGAATTCCGCCCGCATTGTCAGTGGACCGGCAATAGTTCCGGCAATAATTCCGACTATCGGCAAGCTTTTATATCTGACCGGCAACCATCCGTCTAAAGCATTAACTTTTCCTTACCCTTTCAAAAGATTCTCCGGGCTATGTTTTGGATATGCCACTCGGGCAGATCTAAAGGAGATCCAAGATGAAACGACGTATCGCTCTGACCTTGGGCGCGACCGCAACGGCTGCGGTCGCCGCGGCATCGATCGGGGGCGTACCGGCCTCCGCGGCAGGCGACAGTGCAGAGATGCAGGGCGGGGCCATTAGCGCACCACTGGAGTCTGGTCAGCAGGCTCGCGCCGGCGGCAGCACCGGGTGGACCGCGAAGCAGATGCGGGCCGCGATCCCCGTCGAGCGCACTTTGTCGGCCACTCAGCACGCGAAGGTTCAGGGTGCGAAGGTGGACCTCGGGCGGTCGGTGACCATTCAGGGGAAAACCGTTGCGACCGCATCGAAGGGCTCAGCTAAGACCGCCGCGGAGCAGGCGTGCTCCCTTCCGCCGACCAACACCGGCAGCTTGTATCAGGGCTGTGAGCAGTTTGGCCACTACAAGCAGCAGGGGAAGATGTTCTTCCTCGACCCGAGCAAGCCCGCCCCGAAGAACCGGTTCGTCTGTTCAGCGACCTCGATCACCGCGGGCAACAAGTCGACCGTGCTGACCGCCGGTCACTGCCTGCACAAGGGCTCCGGCGGCACCCAGGCCGGGTTCATGAAGGAGGTCGTGTTCGTCCCTGCCTACAAGGATGGCGCCGCGCCGTACGGCCAATGGAAAGGCGTCAACGCCAGCACGACCAATGCCTGGGCCACATCTGCAAACTACGCCGGAGACGTGGCGTACTTCACTGTCGGGAAGGTCGGCGGCAAGACCCTGGCCGACACGGTCGGCACGACCGGCATCGCCTTTGGGGCAACCCATCAGGGCAGCCAGACCTACGCGTTCGGCTACCCGGCCGACGCACCGTTTGACGGTTCCGACCCCTACTTCTGCTCGGGCAAGTCGTTCGCTGGTCTGTCCGCCGGGACGAAGGGTTTGAACTGTCGCATGACGGGCGGCGCCTCCGGTGGCGGCTGGGAGGTTGGGCTCAATGTGTCCACCGGTGCTGGCAGCGCGATCTCAGTGAACTCCTACAAGAACAAGTTCGACGTGAGCCGGATGTACGGACCGCACTTCGGCCAGGCGGCGCAGGACACGTACAACCTGATTCAGGGGATCGCCGTCCCCTGACGTTAGCTCTCGCCAGTTGAGCTAGGGCCGTCCTGAGGCGGTCGGACGGTTGAAGACCACCAGAGCCGGGCTTTCCACGGGAGCCCGGCTCTGGCATGTGCTGGGGTGGCTGCCGGTTGCCCGGTGAGACTCTTGGGTCAGGTTGCCTGAACCGCTGACAGTCGGGCCGGCTGAAGAGGTCAATTGCGGCGTGTGCTTAACCTCGTTGCGGCCGCACTGTAAGCGCGAGGTTCATGCGGGCAGCGGGAATCGGCGAAGGACCTGTTCGGCGAGCCTCAGTGTCCTGGAGTCGATGTCCTCGGCGCCCCAGCAGTCCAGGACGATCAACTCTGAGTTCAGACTGAGACCGTTCCGATAGCCGATGTTCCGGCCGTTGGAGTCTTGCCGATCTCGTTTCTGTTGAAAGGATTTGTTTCCGAGGTTGCTGTTATACGCGGTGATGGTCAGGTTCCCAAGTCGGTGCTTGTGTTCCTCCTGGACGATTGCTGCGGTGGCCTCACCGCCCAGCATGTCTTGCCACGACCGAGGCAAGTTCGACCCCTGGGGGAGGATGTGCTCGATCGTCCAGACATAGCCGTTCGAGTCCTGAGCCCACAGGTCCACCGACGTCTCCCGGGTCATGCCGTCCTCGGCGAGCGTAGTCAGGATGAAGCGCGTGACGTCGACGTTCTCCTCATAAATGCGCCCCTGCAGGCGCTCACGGAACAGTTCGTCGCTGGAGGAAACTGCCAGTAGGTTGGACTTGATCTGTCTGACGACTCCATCGCTGCGCGCATCGCCCATCTTTTCGATCGTCGTCATGAAGAGTTTT
Protein-coding regions in this window:
- a CDS encoding serine protein kinase RIO, whose protein sequence is MTSPEQYDGIDPSFVFNFSAYSDDLEPGQRWSTWLDIEPLSRGPEPRPDWVVTSQGAIDTELGVLKTGKEAEVFLLERADPQDPDNGVVMAAKRYRDAEHRNFHRAASYTEGRSMKRSRDERALKRKSTWGRVVAAGEWAISEWQMLNRFWSAGLPVPYPVQVDGTEILMEWITVGGETAPRLAQTRPDADLLEHYFEQLREALVLMVQNGLVHGDLSAYNILAAGNRLVIIDLPQVVDLVGNAQGMDFLLRDCANICGWFRSKGLEVDEQEVFGELMAHAF
- a CDS encoding NAD(P)H-quinone oxidoreductase, which codes for MKAITIPEYGDENVLTLADVPAPEPGADEVLVEVTAAGVNRADLMQRQGMYNPPPGESELPGLEVSGTIAQLGDGVTGWSVGEQVCALLAGGGYAEKVVVPTGQLLPVPQGMDLVDAAALPEVTCTVWSNVFQVAALQPGETLLVHGGSSGIGTMAIQLAKAKGARVAVTAGSSAKLDACRDLGADILINYREQNFVDEIKNATDGRGADVILDVVGAKYLASNVDALATGGRLVVIGLQGGVQGEVNLATLLAKRASVTATSLRARPRDNKAEIVRAVRENVWPLIESGQVRPIIQDRLPLADAADAHRALQASQHIGKVLLTT
- the ilvA gene encoding threonine ammonia-lyase IlvA, encoding MDSHFHLDSRAAARRIAGLAAPTPLQRDARLSERTGADVLLKREDLQPVRSYKIRGAGNLIASLSQQEQQRGVVCASAGNHAQGVARACAQLGVEARIYLPRTTPRQKRERVAALGGDAVSLIITGDTYDDAAAAAADDAAATGATLAPAFDHPKVIEGQATVVREILDELGRAPDVLLIPVGGGGLLAGALTALAEDGATNTRVIALEPAGAASLAAALEAGHPVTLDSVETFADGTAVRRIGEHTYPIIERGNVEVVSVPEGAICVEMLDLYQVEGIVAEPSGAMATADIAARGIKPGELVVAVLSGGNNDVSRYAEVIERALVHEGRKRYFLVEFPQEPGALRRFLHDVLGPDDDITFFEYVKRSNREYGPALVGIELGDPTSYDDLMARCDGSPLKVTPVPPDSPLFRFLL
- a CDS encoding phosphatase PAP2 family protein, encoding MAGQVVDRVEDGMDVRWTRVRWVALGLFATVLLTVSLTAGVSIDRVGVTLWILTGLSLWSIGRGWSTWLRLLRDWGIFQGLLLLYDYGYGLAGRYRTGGALPSEGDPNVLGIPLHVTWPIKADEFLFGGVLPNQWLQEQLGAGVPWWAWIVTLTYCSHFFAAPVLAVVLWVRSRDRFHVWVRMMFAMAGAGITTYFLYPMAPPWLASDQGYIEGTAIVRQTGEGWTQLGFHLASQVLQDGQNRSNPVAAMPSLHMATAVLVAGFLMVGARRWVKALWILYPVLMAFTLVYTGEHYVIDVIMGTLLAVVILQVWLWLRRRRLAREALGEAEAVVAGAEDEALRAPDLVR
- a CDS encoding trypsin-like serine peptidase is translated as MKRRIALTLGATATAAVAAASIGGVPASAAGDSAEMQGGAISAPLESGQQARAGGSTGWTAKQMRAAIPVERTLSATQHAKVQGAKVDLGRSVTIQGKTVATASKGSAKTAAEQACSLPPTNTGSLYQGCEQFGHYKQQGKMFFLDPSKPAPKNRFVCSATSITAGNKSTVLTAGHCLHKGSGGTQAGFMKEVVFVPAYKDGAAPYGQWKGVNASTTNAWATSANYAGDVAYFTVGKVGGKTLADTVGTTGIAFGATHQGSQTYAFGYPADAPFDGSDPYFCSGKSFAGLSAGTKGLNCRMTGGASGGGWEVGLNVSTGAGSAISVNSYKNKFDVSRMYGPHFGQAAQDTYNLIQGIAVP
- a CDS encoding sensor histidine kinase is translated as MEAESSRSRLRRLGASVRVRATLGATAVVAAALLVAAVALVFLQRSSLEQNAQDIAEARAAQVASQVAASGPPKTLAGEGDPDEVADPNERDDDREPESVVIQVQRAGKVVVSSQRDISLPAESGSTTLTGGEDPYVIATSDATWQGQNFEAVVAVSLEDAEESTGALIPLLVMGIPLLLIVVGGVVWLVVGRALRPIERMRAEVATISDQRLEQRVPLPGSRDEVQRLGVTMNEMLQRLQESRDRQRRFVSDASHELRSPITVLRQTGEVAGAHPEAIPPGELVEVMTSESLRLQRLVDQLLLLTRTDERGRQSTEEVDLDDVVFAEAARIRAALPNLRVDTSGVSAARVRGDYSALSQVLRNLTDNAMRHARHEIRFTVAATGTSVTCTVSDDGVGVPAESRERVFERFVRLDEARARDDGGSGLGLAIVAEIAESHGGRARVVEASGGGAQFEVELPFEPDAGVS
- a CDS encoding PepSY domain-containing protein gives rise to the protein MNQIESSDNPKPTTSKRTKLKSKKILVPAIATVAVLGVGGGFAAHAVASDGNSKVSGPDLDRASKAALAKVGGGKVTDVERGDGDDIEAYEVEVTRPNGSEVDVKLDKSFRAISATADDRDDSDDGNDHRGEKSDRDGDDRPVSKADQAKASAAALKSVPGNVLDVDSSNARIGSKTAAYEVEVRAKGGVEWNVHLDSNFGVVGTERDN
- a CDS encoding SRPBCC family protein; the protein is MGRELTVSDHVTIAVSPLVAWEAVSDVTQMGRWSPENTGASVDTEGEVSVGTTFVGRNRRGPVRWATGCTVTTAAPGERFAFQVRRYGLRTPRVPVRIATWAYDFEPVEGGTRVTETWTDDRRWPDPVAAAFDRLATGTSFAQFQQGNIRRTLDRLKLELE
- a CDS encoding response regulator transcription factor — protein: MRVLVVDDEKRLAQSIRVGLEAQGFAVDVAHDGTDGLWLAREHDYDAIVLDLMLPGINGYRVVAQLRTEKIWTPVLMLTAKDGEWDQVESLDSGADDFLTKPFSFPVLIARLRAISRRGAQARPTVLEAGDLTFDPTAGRAWRGEVEISLTAREAAMLSYLMRHKGDLVSKQQILEGVWDMAFDGDPNIVEVYIRHLRNKVDRPFSRNAIETVRGAGYRLASHGG